A genomic window from Ideonella sp. WA131b includes:
- a CDS encoding NAD(P)-binding protein — MRAPAAGPGPDIPLDIAVVGAGIAGLAAAWMLAQRHRVTLYERLPALGFTAASVAVHGQRADVPLRVFYPGYYPLLTRLYAALGVASEPVSYATTFSGADGEPYFRWRNLRWGSRSWPLVAPHDLLGARARRIVFGALALQRRLRAAAAAGALDGATIGEFVEAERIDRDCTEGLLWPALATIATCTTADARAVPAAVVAGYWGAGLARDSVRRAVHGADEVAARLVQPLSRVVCDAGIERVEADTAGVRLHRRGGIEERFDHVVLATHAAQALQLWPGAPADEAALLARFRTRALTVLMHRDDGLMPRRRHHWSPVHAHVDPAAERPESTIWLNAVQPSLRSAPALFQTVQPRREPRAGTLLAEARFERPLLSLDSQAALAALRGIWQRTAAQRRVWLAGSYAETGVPLLESAVRSSLAVAVALGVAAPLSRA, encoded by the coding sequence ATGCGCGCCCCTGCTGCCGGCCCCGGCCCCGACATTCCGCTCGACATCGCCGTGGTCGGCGCCGGCATCGCCGGCCTGGCGGCGGCCTGGATGCTGGCGCAGCGCCACCGTGTGACGCTGTACGAGCGGCTGCCGGCCCTGGGCTTCACGGCCGCCAGCGTGGCCGTGCACGGCCAGCGCGCCGACGTGCCGCTGCGCGTGTTCTACCCCGGCTACTACCCCCTGCTCACCCGGCTGTATGCGGCGCTGGGCGTGGCCAGCGAGCCGGTGAGCTACGCCACCACCTTCAGCGGCGCCGACGGCGAGCCCTACTTTCGCTGGCGCAACCTGCGCTGGGGCAGCCGCAGCTGGCCGCTGGTGGCCCCGCACGACCTGCTCGGCGCGCGGGCCCGCCGCATCGTCTTCGGGGCGCTGGCGCTGCAGCGCCGGCTGCGCGCCGCCGCTGCGGCCGGTGCGCTCGACGGCGCCACCATCGGCGAGTTCGTCGAGGCCGAGCGCATCGACCGCGACTGCACCGAGGGCCTGCTGTGGCCGGCGCTGGCCACCATCGCCACCTGCACCACGGCCGACGCGCGGGCCGTGCCGGCGGCCGTGGTGGCCGGCTACTGGGGCGCGGGCCTGGCGCGCGACAGCGTGCGCCGTGCCGTGCACGGCGCCGACGAGGTGGCCGCGCGCCTGGTGCAGCCGCTGTCGCGCGTGGTCTGCGACGCCGGCATCGAGCGTGTCGAGGCCGACACGGCAGGTGTGCGGCTGCACCGCCGCGGCGGCATCGAGGAGCGCTTCGACCACGTCGTGCTGGCCACGCACGCCGCGCAGGCGCTGCAGCTGTGGCCCGGCGCGCCGGCCGACGAGGCGGCGCTGCTGGCGCGTTTCCGCACGCGCGCGCTGACCGTGCTGATGCACCGCGACGACGGGCTGATGCCGCGCCGCCGCCACCACTGGAGCCCCGTGCACGCGCACGTCGACCCCGCCGCCGAGCGGCCCGAGAGCACGATCTGGCTCAACGCCGTGCAGCCGTCGCTGCGGTCGGCCCCGGCCTTGTTCCAGACCGTGCAGCCCCGGCGCGAGCCGCGTGCGGGCACGCTGCTGGCCGAGGCGCGTTTCGAACGGCCGCTGCTCAGCCTGGACAGCCAGGCGGCGCTGGCGGCGCTGCGCGGCATCTGGCAGCGCACGGCGGCGCAGCGCCGCGTCTGGCTGGCCGGCAGCTACGCCGAGACCGGCGTGCCGCTCTTGGAGAGCGCCGTGCGCTCGTCGCTGGCCGTGGCCGTGGCGCTGGGCGTGGCCGCGCCGCTGAGCAGGGCGTAG
- a CDS encoding PIN domain-containing protein — protein MRPFVDTSVVVYALTDQDPRKQAVSQRLLAERGAARPSLSTQVLAETYAVLTRKQRWAADDALAAVTLLKSLRVVALTPENQIEALRLAVAHRLSGWDAMVVQAALQAGCDVLFSEDLQPGRRFGSLEIVNPFAPQPREAAAVPSRSRRSARRS, from the coding sequence ATGCGCCCCTTTGTCGACACGAGCGTCGTCGTCTACGCCCTCACCGACCAGGATCCGCGCAAGCAGGCTGTTTCCCAGCGCCTGCTGGCCGAACGCGGCGCCGCCCGGCCCAGCCTGAGCACCCAGGTGCTGGCCGAGACCTACGCTGTGCTCACGCGCAAGCAGCGCTGGGCGGCCGACGACGCCCTGGCAGCCGTCACGCTGCTGAAGAGCCTGCGTGTGGTGGCGCTGACGCCCGAGAACCAGATCGAGGCCCTGCGCCTGGCCGTGGCGCACCGGCTGTCGGGCTGGGATGCGATGGTCGTGCAGGCCGCGCTGCAGGCGGGCTGCGACGTGCTGTTCAGCGAAGACCTCCAGCCCGGCCGGCGATTCGGCAGCCTGGAGATCGTGAACCCGTTCGCGCCGCAGCCCCGCGAAGCCGCCGCCGTCCCGTCCAGAAGCCGCCGAAGCGCCAGGCGCAGCTGA
- a CDS encoding phosphoribosylaminoimidazolesuccinocarboxamide synthase codes for MTAIADPAPLHSLPLLGQGKVRDNYAVGSDRILMVASDRLSAFDVVMKAPVPGKGALLTQMALAWFAHLEGIVPNHLTGEPPESVVQPDEVPRVAGRSMLVKRLVPLPCEAVVRGYVAGSGWKEYAKSGTVCGQPLPPGLTMTTPLAEPIFTPATKAAVGDHDENISFSQLEALIGAPRAAELRDAAIRLYKAAAAYARTRGLVVADTKFEFGLDFTNSEHGTLTLMDEVLTPDSSRFWLADALAQGRIEALDKQPLRDWLAGIGVAGGSEQAALDLPPDVSAGVMERYGRAMHMLWGGEE; via the coding sequence ATGACCGCCATCGCCGATCCCGCCCCCCTGCACTCGCTGCCATTGCTTGGCCAAGGCAAGGTGCGCGACAACTACGCCGTCGGCAGCGACCGCATCCTCATGGTGGCCAGCGACCGCCTGAGCGCCTTCGACGTGGTGATGAAGGCGCCGGTGCCGGGCAAGGGCGCGCTGCTCACGCAGATGGCGCTGGCCTGGTTCGCCCACCTCGAAGGCATCGTGCCCAACCACCTGACGGGCGAGCCGCCCGAGAGCGTGGTGCAGCCCGACGAGGTGCCGCGGGTGGCGGGGCGCAGCATGCTGGTCAAGCGCCTCGTGCCGCTGCCCTGCGAGGCCGTGGTGCGCGGCTACGTGGCGGGCTCGGGCTGGAAAGAGTACGCCAAGAGCGGCACCGTCTGCGGCCAGCCGCTGCCGCCGGGGCTGACCATGACCACGCCGCTGGCCGAGCCCATCTTCACGCCCGCCACCAAGGCCGCGGTGGGCGACCACGACGAGAACATCTCGTTTTCGCAGCTCGAGGCGCTGATCGGCGCGCCGCGCGCGGCCGAGCTGCGCGACGCCGCCATCCGCCTGTACAAGGCCGCGGCGGCCTATGCCCGGACGCGCGGCCTCGTCGTGGCCGACACCAAGTTCGAGTTCGGGCTGGACTTCACCAACAGCGAACACGGCACGCTCACGCTGATGGACGAGGTGCTCACGCCCGACTCCAGCCGTTTCTGGCTGGCCGATGCGCTGGCCCAGGGCCGCATCGAGGCGCTGGACAAGCAGCCGCTGCGCGACTGGCTGGCCGGCATCGGCGTGGCCGGCGGGTCTGAGCAGGCGGCGCTGGACCTGCCGCCCGACGTGAGTGCCGGCGTGATGGAGCGCTACGGGCGCGCGATGCACATGTTGTGGGGCGGGGAGGAGTGA
- a CDS encoding ProQ/FinO family protein codes for MHDPTPTPADPTPPNAAETAPTPDAPSVAAPAAEATASAPPEAGAAAVAEPGMPGVNEVPAAPADGDAAAAPGAESAAEEPAGAPTGAPTETPTEAPTEGPFEAAPSADAGTPASPRSEPSLADTARQMAEQFPALFGPGVVKPVKLRIQADIQQRTPGVFTKKALSLFLHRHTTGSAYLRALLAAESRFDLDGQPAGEIAPEHKEAARVEVERRRAIVEAKKEAGRAAARAAREAARPPRPPQDVAAPGAPGPERGPRPPRPDRPPRGPRPPGPAGAGQPPRAEGERRPPRPPRPEGQGRPDRPPRGDRPGRPDRQDRPFAGPRPDRPPRPARDEHLPRPDAAPAVPLTPEQAAEAEARRQRAQLLRTFEQSPLSKANFGALKGLSEAALDALLAQARADRERR; via the coding sequence ATGCACGATCCCACCCCCACCCCGGCGGATCCCACGCCCCCGAACGCCGCCGAGACGGCGCCGACCCCCGACGCACCAAGCGTGGCGGCGCCTGCTGCCGAAGCCACGGCTTCAGCGCCGCCCGAGGCCGGTGCGGCAGCCGTGGCGGAGCCTGGCATGCCGGGCGTGAACGAGGTGCCGGCTGCGCCTGCCGATGGCGATGCCGCCGCAGCGCCAGGCGCCGAATCGGCTGCCGAAGAGCCTGCCGGAGCACCCACCGGAGCACCCACCGAAACACCCACCGAAGCACCGACCGAAGGGCCCTTCGAAGCGGCCCCCTCGGCCGACGCGGGCACGCCCGCTTCGCCCCGTTCCGAGCCCTCGCTGGCCGACACCGCACGGCAGATGGCTGAGCAGTTTCCGGCGCTGTTCGGGCCTGGCGTCGTCAAGCCCGTGAAGCTGCGCATCCAGGCCGACATCCAGCAGCGCACGCCCGGCGTGTTCACGAAGAAGGCGCTGTCGCTGTTTCTGCACCGCCACACCACCGGCAGCGCCTACCTGCGCGCGCTGCTGGCGGCGGAATCGCGCTTCGACCTCGACGGCCAGCCGGCCGGCGAGATCGCGCCCGAGCACAAGGAGGCCGCGCGCGTGGAGGTGGAGCGGCGCCGCGCCATCGTCGAGGCCAAGAAGGAAGCCGGCCGCGCCGCCGCCCGCGCCGCGCGCGAGGCCGCCCGCCCGCCGCGCCCGCCGCAGGACGTTGCCGCCCCTGGCGCCCCCGGCCCCGAGCGCGGACCACGCCCTCCACGCCCCGACCGACCGCCCCGTGGCCCGCGTCCGCCCGGGCCCGCGGGTGCGGGCCAGCCCCCGCGCGCCGAAGGCGAGCGCCGCCCGCCGCGGCCGCCGCGGCCCGAGGGCCAGGGCCGCCCCGATCGACCGCCCCGTGGCGATCGGCCAGGCCGCCCGGATCGCCAGGACCGGCCCTTTGCCGGCCCCCGCCCCGACCGCCCGCCGCGCCCCGCGCGCGACGAGCACCTGCCGCGGCCAGACGCCGCCCCCGCCGTGCCACTCACGCCCGAGCAGGCCGCCGAGGCCGAGGCGCGCCGCCAGCGCGCGCAGCTGCTGCGCACCTTCGAGCAGAGCCCGCTGTCGAAGGCCAACTTCGGCGCGCTCAAGGGCCTGTCCGAGGCCGCGCTCGACGCCTTGCTGGCGCAGGCCCGCGCCGACCGCGAGCGCCGCTGA
- a CDS encoding xanthine dehydrogenase family protein molybdopterin-binding subunit has product MKRRHLVLAPLAVAGALAVGWALLPVRQRLVGAEPLPPEPGRHAFNGWVRIGEDDRVHLVCPKTEMGQGVHTGLAMLLAEELGVGLERIAIAPAPIDAIYGNLSTVVDSLPFLPDDESVLRRVTEHLVAKIMREAAPMLTGGSSSLKDLWVPLRLAGAAARQMLQAEAAARWGVAPGAVSLADGRLHHAASGRTLRFGELAAAAAARPLPDEPQPRPAAEWRLIGRALPRLDAAALSSGQARYGIDVRQPGLAHAALALPPTLAGRVRSVDDSAARALPGVRAVVRFEPPATGGPGGVAVIADTTWQAMQAAQALQVQWDEGTGPGIADSAALQQACEAALAPDAPDTPFAYLERGDVEAALAGAARRIEATYRAPFLAHQVLEPANATVRVDEGRATVWAPTQAPDLARGAVARALGLPAEAVTVNVTLAGGGFGRRLDVDFIEQAARVAQALPGVPVQVLWSRAQDTQHDFYRPACVARLRAGFDAQGRLVAWDHHAAGPLLTPAVMARFRGGAAVMPTMAQGQGELARALGPLGALNGLGVVRDKLSAEGGFDPVYAWPAARMRHTPVQAAVPVGFWRSVGHSHMGFFTEGFIDECAAAAGADPVAFRRDLLAAQPRHRAVLDRAAAAAGWGTPSPPAPDGAPTARGVALHASFGSVVAMVATVSVARGEAEAARRIRVHRVVAAIDCGVAVNPKLVRQQLEGSVVFALSAALHGGITVAQGRVQQTHFLDQPLVRMGEAPVVEVEIVDSALRHPEGVGEPGVPPLAPAVAAAVAALTGVRLRELPLRLPATPA; this is encoded by the coding sequence ATGAAGCGCCGTCATCTTGTGCTCGCCCCGCTGGCCGTGGCCGGCGCACTCGCCGTCGGCTGGGCCCTGCTGCCGGTGCGCCAGCGCCTGGTGGGCGCCGAGCCGCTGCCGCCCGAGCCGGGCCGCCACGCCTTCAACGGCTGGGTGCGCATCGGCGAGGACGACCGCGTGCACCTCGTGTGCCCCAAGACGGAGATGGGCCAGGGCGTGCACACGGGCCTGGCCATGCTGCTGGCCGAGGAGCTGGGCGTCGGCCTGGAGCGCATCGCCATCGCGCCCGCGCCCATCGACGCGATCTACGGCAACCTCAGCACGGTGGTCGACTCGCTGCCCTTCCTGCCCGACGACGAATCGGTGCTGCGCCGCGTCACCGAGCACCTGGTGGCCAAGATCATGCGCGAGGCCGCGCCCATGCTCACCGGCGGCTCCAGCTCGCTCAAGGATCTGTGGGTGCCGCTGCGCCTGGCTGGCGCGGCGGCGCGGCAGATGCTGCAGGCCGAGGCCGCCGCGCGCTGGGGCGTCGCACCGGGCGCGGTGAGCCTGGCCGACGGCCGCCTGCACCACGCCGCCAGCGGCCGCACCCTGCGCTTCGGCGAGCTGGCCGCGGCGGCGGCGGCACGGCCCCTGCCCGACGAGCCGCAGCCGCGCCCCGCCGCCGAGTGGCGCCTGATCGGCCGCGCCCTGCCGCGGCTGGACGCCGCCGCGCTGTCCAGCGGGCAGGCCCGCTACGGCATCGACGTGCGCCAGCCCGGCCTGGCCCACGCCGCGCTGGCGCTGCCGCCCACGCTGGCCGGCCGCGTGCGCAGCGTCGATGACAGCGCCGCCCGGGCGCTGCCCGGCGTGCGCGCCGTCGTGCGCTTCGAGCCCCCGGCCACGGGCGGGCCCGGCGGCGTGGCCGTGATCGCCGACACCACCTGGCAGGCGATGCAGGCGGCGCAGGCGCTGCAGGTGCAGTGGGACGAGGGCACGGGGCCGGGCATCGCCGACAGCGCCGCCCTGCAGCAGGCCTGCGAGGCCGCGCTGGCCCCGGACGCGCCCGACACCCCCTTCGCCTACCTGGAGCGTGGCGACGTCGAGGCCGCGCTGGCCGGCGCCGCACGCCGCATCGAGGCCACCTACCGCGCGCCTTTCCTCGCGCACCAGGTGCTGGAGCCGGCCAACGCCACGGTGCGCGTGGACGAGGGCCGCGCCACCGTGTGGGCGCCGACCCAGGCGCCCGACCTGGCCCGCGGCGCGGTGGCGCGGGCGCTGGGCCTGCCGGCCGAGGCGGTGACGGTGAACGTCACGCTCGCCGGGGGCGGCTTCGGGCGCCGGCTCGACGTCGACTTCATCGAGCAGGCCGCGCGGGTGGCGCAGGCGCTGCCGGGCGTGCCGGTGCAGGTGCTGTGGAGCCGCGCACAGGACACGCAGCACGACTTCTACCGGCCGGCCTGCGTGGCGCGGCTGCGTGCCGGCTTCGATGCCCAGGGCCGTCTCGTGGCCTGGGACCACCACGCCGCCGGACCGCTGCTGACCCCGGCCGTGATGGCGCGCTTCCGGGGGGGCGCCGCCGTGATGCCGACAATGGCGCAAGGCCAGGGCGAACTGGCCCGGGCCTTGGGGCCGCTCGGCGCGCTCAACGGCCTGGGCGTGGTGCGCGACAAGCTCAGCGCCGAAGGCGGCTTCGACCCCGTCTACGCCTGGCCGGCGGCGCGCATGCGCCACACGCCGGTGCAAGCGGCCGTGCCGGTGGGCTTCTGGCGCTCGGTGGGCCACTCGCACATGGGCTTCTTCACCGAGGGCTTCATCGACGAGTGCGCGGCCGCGGCCGGCGCCGACCCGGTGGCCTTCCGCCGCGACCTGCTGGCGGCGCAGCCGCGCCACCGCGCGGTTCTCGACCGCGCCGCCGCCGCCGCCGGCTGGGGCACGCCCTCGCCGCCGGCGCCCGACGGCGCACCCACCGCCCGCGGCGTGGCCCTGCACGCCAGCTTCGGCAGCGTGGTGGCGATGGTGGCCACCGTGTCGGTGGCGCGCGGGGAGGCCGAGGCCGCGCGCCGCATCCGCGTGCACCGCGTGGTGGCGGCCATCGACTGCGGCGTTGCGGTCAACCCCAAGCTCGTGCGCCAGCAGCTCGAAGGCTCGGTGGTCTTCGCGCTCAGCGCAGCGCTGCACGGCGGCATCACGGTGGCCCAGGGGCGCGTGCAGCAGACGCACTTTCTCGACCAGCCGCTGGTGCGCATGGGCGAGGCGCCGGTGGTGGAGGTGGAGATCGTCGACTCGGCGCTGCGCCACCCCGAGGGCGTGGGCGAGCCCGGCGTGCCGCCGCTGGCGCCGGCGGTGGCCGCCGCCGTGGCTGCCCTCACGGGCGTCCGGCTGCGCGAGCTGCCGCTGCGGCTGCCGGCCACCCCGGCGTGA
- a CDS encoding TIGR04283 family arsenosugar biosynthesis glycosyltransferase: MPVLDEAAGIAAALAALAPLRQAGHELIVADGGSSDGTPALAAALADRVIAAPRGRARQMNAGAAAASGELLLFLHADTRLPPQADALLRQALARGAHWGRFDVRIVGEGRGGSAMFPVIATLMNLRSRLTGIATGDQAIFVRRALFGQLRGYADQPLMEDVELCRRLKALPGAGRPACLRERVATSGRRWQKHGVWRTILLMWLLRWRYWRGDSPQALARLYR; this comes from the coding sequence ATGCCGGTGCTGGACGAGGCCGCCGGCATCGCCGCCGCGCTGGCCGCGCTGGCGCCCTTGCGGCAGGCGGGCCACGAGCTGATCGTCGCCGACGGCGGCAGCAGCGACGGCACGCCGGCCCTGGCCGCAGCGCTCGCCGACCGCGTGATCGCCGCGCCGCGGGGCCGCGCGCGCCAGATGAACGCCGGTGCCGCGGCGGCATCCGGCGAGCTGCTGCTGTTCCTGCATGCCGACACCCGGTTGCCGCCGCAGGCCGATGCGCTGCTGCGGCAGGCGCTGGCGCGCGGCGCACACTGGGGCCGCTTCGACGTGCGCATCGTTGGCGAAGGCCGCGGCGGCAGCGCGATGTTTCCCGTCATCGCCACGCTGATGAACCTGCGCTCGCGCCTGACGGGCATCGCCACCGGCGACCAGGCGATCTTCGTGCGGCGGGCGCTGTTCGGGCAACTGCGCGGTTATGCCGACCAGCCGCTGATGGAAGACGTCGAGCTCTGCCGGCGCCTGAAGGCGCTGCCCGGCGCCGGCCGTCCGGCCTGCCTGCGCGAGCGCGTGGCCACCTCGGGGCGGCGTTGGCAGAAGCACGGCGTGTGGCGGACCATCCTTCTGATGTGGCTGCTGCGCTGGCGCTACTGGCGCGGCGACAGCCCCCAGGCGCTGGCCCGGCTGTACCGCTGA
- the gshA gene encoding glutamate--cysteine ligase, whose protein sequence is MTLIDRLNALGADRLRGLRRGVEKESLRARDTGGLARTPHPTGLGAPLTHPNVTTDYSESQLELITGVHATPEGAVAELERIHRHVYEVLETEPGRDGNEILWVGSMPCGLPPDENIPIGSYGSSHIARAKSVYRMGLGHRYGRRMQTISGIHYNWSLPGLGNDEHFALIRNFRRQSFLLLWLFGASPAVCECFVAGRPHDLLALEPGTFYRPHATSLRMGRLGYQSEAQASLAVSYNGLEGYAHSLHGALTQPYPAYEAIGIKNLGGEYNQLATTLLQIENEFYGTIRPKRVIHPGERPLHALRERGVEYVEVRCMDLDPFEPVGINAGTMRFLDVFLLHCLLADSPPDTPDEIAALGRNQHRTAAFGREPGLKLERGGREETLVEWAAEILAQCQPIAQALDALQGGTLHAQQLAAAQAALAAPDTLPSARALATMRADFGGSHARYTQAQSLQTRSHFRARPLTAEERERCTAEARASVERRIAIERADTGDFESWRRAYLAPERLLA, encoded by the coding sequence ATGACACTCATCGACCGACTGAACGCCCTCGGCGCCGACCGCCTGCGCGGCCTGCGCCGCGGCGTCGAGAAGGAAAGCCTGCGCGCCCGCGACACCGGCGGCCTGGCGCGCACGCCGCACCCCACCGGCCTGGGCGCGCCGCTCACCCACCCGAACGTCACCACCGACTACAGCGAGAGCCAGCTCGAGCTGATCACCGGCGTGCACGCCACGCCCGAGGGCGCGGTGGCCGAGCTCGAGCGCATCCACCGCCACGTCTACGAGGTGCTCGAGACCGAGCCGGGCCGCGACGGCAACGAGATCCTCTGGGTCGGCAGCATGCCCTGCGGCCTGCCGCCCGACGAGAACATCCCCATCGGCAGCTATGGCAGCAGCCACATCGCGCGCGCCAAGAGCGTCTACCGCATGGGCCTGGGCCACCGCTACGGCCGCCGCATGCAGACCATCAGCGGCATCCACTACAACTGGTCGCTGCCGGGCCTGGGCAACGACGAGCACTTCGCGCTCATCCGCAACTTCCGCCGCCAGAGCTTCCTGCTGCTGTGGCTGTTCGGCGCCAGCCCGGCGGTGTGCGAATGCTTCGTGGCCGGCCGCCCGCACGACCTGCTGGCGCTGGAGCCGGGCACCTTCTACCGCCCGCACGCCACCAGCCTGCGCATGGGCCGGCTGGGCTACCAGAGCGAGGCGCAGGCCAGCCTGGCCGTGAGCTACAACGGCCTGGAGGGCTACGCGCACTCGCTGCACGGCGCGCTCACGCAGCCCTACCCGGCCTACGAGGCCATCGGCATCAAGAACCTCGGCGGCGAGTACAACCAGCTCGCCACGACGCTGCTGCAGATCGAGAACGAGTTCTACGGCACCATCCGCCCCAAGCGCGTGATCCACCCCGGCGAGCGCCCGCTGCACGCGCTGCGCGAGCGCGGCGTCGAGTACGTCGAGGTGCGCTGCATGGATCTCGACCCGTTCGAGCCGGTCGGCATCAACGCCGGCACCATGCGCTTCCTTGATGTCTTCCTGCTGCACTGCCTGCTGGCCGACAGCCCGCCCGACACGCCCGACGAGATCGCGGCGCTGGGCCGCAACCAGCACCGCACGGCGGCCTTCGGGCGCGAGCCGGGCCTGAAGCTCGAACGCGGCGGCCGCGAGGAGACGCTCGTCGAGTGGGCGGCGGAGATCCTGGCGCAGTGCCAGCCGATCGCGCAGGCGCTCGATGCGCTGCAGGGCGGCACGCTCCACGCGCAGCAGCTTGCCGCGGCGCAGGCGGCGCTGGCCGCGCCCGACACGCTGCCCTCGGCGCGCGCGCTGGCCACCATGAGGGCCGACTTCGGCGGCAGCCACGCCCGCTACACCCAGGCGCAAAGCCTGCAGACGCGATCGCACTTCCGCGCCCGGCCGCTGACGGCCGAGGAGCGCGAACGCTGCACGGCCGAGGCGCGCGCCTCGGTGGAACGGCGCATCGCCATCGAACGCGCCGACACCGGCGACTTCGAGAGCTGGCGCCGGGCCTATCTGGCGCCGGAGCGGCTGCTGGCGTGA
- a CDS encoding succinylglutamate desuccinylase/aspartoacylase family protein, producing the protein MMTVTPSLNHLRQHRYSALRPGPKLIVTGAVHGNETAGTRGIERVIGEIERGEIDIVRGSVTFVPVCNPLAYREKRRMGERNLNRRLLPTATPQDYEDRLARVLCPLLAEHEVLLDLHSFRSPGRPFVMCGPADNDGVLEPFAHAAAEARLAAHVGVSRVVEGWMSAYADGVARRKARGLTPGAVHEDPSYGVGTTEWMRSQGGWGVTLECGQHEDPAAPGVAHHAIRQTLALLGIAEGLALAPPQRPFECLRLVEVIDRHDAADRFAKAWTSFDALREGELIAVRADGSELRAPREGCIVFPDVGALPGHEWYYWAQASERAL; encoded by the coding sequence GTGATGACCGTGACGCCATCGCTGAACCACCTGCGCCAGCACCGCTACTCCGCGCTGCGGCCGGGCCCGAAGCTCATCGTCACCGGCGCCGTGCACGGCAACGAGACCGCCGGCACGCGCGGCATCGAGCGCGTGATCGGCGAGATCGAGCGCGGCGAGATCGACATCGTGCGCGGCAGCGTCACCTTCGTGCCGGTGTGCAACCCGCTGGCCTACCGCGAGAAGCGGCGCATGGGCGAGCGCAACCTCAACCGGCGCCTCCTGCCCACGGCCACGCCGCAGGACTACGAGGACCGCCTGGCCCGCGTGCTGTGCCCGCTGCTGGCCGAGCACGAGGTGCTGCTCGATCTGCACAGCTTCCGCAGCCCCGGCCGCCCTTTCGTGATGTGTGGCCCGGCCGACAACGACGGCGTGCTGGAGCCCTTCGCGCACGCCGCGGCCGAGGCGCGGCTGGCGGCGCACGTGGGCGTGAGCCGCGTCGTCGAGGGCTGGATGTCCGCCTACGCCGACGGCGTGGCGCGCCGCAAGGCGCGGGGGCTCACGCCCGGCGCCGTGCACGAAGACCCGAGCTACGGCGTCGGCACCACCGAGTGGATGCGCTCGCAGGGCGGCTGGGGTGTCACGCTGGAATGCGGCCAGCACGAGGACCCCGCCGCGCCCGGTGTGGCCCACCACGCCATCCGGCAGACGCTGGCGCTGCTGGGCATCGCCGAGGGCCTCGCGCTCGCGCCGCCGCAGCGGCCTTTCGAGTGCCTGCGCCTGGTGGAGGTGATCGACCGCCACGACGCCGCCGACCGCTTTGCCAAGGCCTGGACGAGCTTCGACGCGCTGCGCGAGGGCGAGCTCATCGCCGTGCGCGCCGACGGCAGCGAGCTGCGCGCCCCGCGCGAGGGCTGCATCGTGTTCCCCGACGTCGGCGCGCTGCCGGGGCACGAGTGGTACTACTGGGCGCAGGCCAGCGAGCGGGCGCTGTAG
- a CDS encoding class I SAM-dependent methyltransferase, which yields MPTAERALLHRGGGPGTWGSLGLWQEGGDDYAQACESLARAVGQAAGIQPGERVLSLGCGAGDELLLWVQAFGAAEVCGLEQDATLVDAARERLGRSMLPAGTRVQVLAGDATGLATLAQRAAEGDPALGPPFDRVVCVDAAYHLAPRGPFLRAVRALLRPGGRLALTDLTLGPPRRAGWRLLLRGAAALAQVPLAELLPLPAQVARLHAAGFGAVQAQALDEPVLGGFARYVHAQGLRLAHTGLHPDWRRVALTARLIGPCRAAGLGYALLSGAATPSATATASDERTALSKSGTPVSA from the coding sequence ATGCCGACGGCCGAGCGCGCGCTGCTGCACCGCGGGGGCGGGCCCGGCACCTGGGGCAGCCTGGGGCTGTGGCAGGAGGGTGGCGACGACTATGCCCAGGCCTGCGAGTCGCTGGCCCGGGCGGTGGGCCAGGCCGCCGGCATCCAGCCCGGCGAGCGGGTGCTGAGCCTGGGCTGCGGTGCCGGCGACGAGCTGCTGCTGTGGGTGCAGGCCTTCGGCGCCGCCGAGGTCTGCGGCCTCGAGCAGGATGCCACGCTCGTGGACGCCGCGCGCGAGCGGCTGGGGCGCAGCATGCTGCCGGCGGGCACGCGGGTGCAGGTGCTGGCGGGCGACGCCACCGGGCTGGCCACGCTGGCGCAGCGCGCCGCCGAGGGCGACCCCGCCCTGGGGCCGCCGTTTGACCGCGTCGTCTGCGTCGACGCCGCTTACCACCTGGCCCCGCGCGGCCCCTTCCTGCGCGCCGTGCGCGCGCTGCTGCGCCCGGGCGGCCGCCTTGCGCTGACCGACCTCACGCTGGGCCCGCCGCGCCGGGCCGGCTGGCGGCTGCTGCTGCGCGGCGCCGCGGCACTGGCGCAGGTGCCCCTGGCCGAGTTGCTGCCGCTGCCGGCGCAAGTGGCGCGCCTGCACGCCGCTGGCTTCGGCGCCGTGCAGGCGCAGGCGCTGGATGAACCCGTGCTCGGGGGTTTTGCGCGCTACGTGCACGCGCAGGGCCTGCGCCTGGCGCACACCGGGCTGCATCCGGACTGGCGGCGCGTGGCGCTGACGGCGCGGCTGATCGGCCCCTGCCGCGCCGCCGGCCTGGGCTACGCCCTGCTCAGCGGCGCGGCCACGCCCAGCGCCACGGCCACGGCCAGCGACGAGCGCACGGCGCTCTCCAAGAGCGGCACGCCGGTCTCGGCGTAG